In one window of Littorina saxatilis isolate snail1 linkage group LG11, US_GU_Lsax_2.0, whole genome shotgun sequence DNA:
- the LOC138980513 gene encoding uncharacterized protein isoform X2: MASVTATTRRLRKCGAVFSKGEHSMASVTATTRRLRMCGAVFSKGRSIVLLGVVMMMVATGVYIHTHPAPNVDTMAVYTPSPTHTSRTPMAIAPYSADRASRDHDVATTKKTLLPSRKKIVYFCEGVCGGWADRQKGIVGAYVLAAMLDRDFRVHISFPCDLGLFMAPNKVDWRVNAAELSGQNVKKYITQDQDSVNFALQLVQTEDLRQKLSDDVTVLTWNMEVVKYLRQHELASRVGWMAGKTVPEIFSQALRDIFTLSHDVQDALNTFHKSVPADTKLICAQMRLGNRPGFPDAVLSYMHTVQQFPVLVNFLSTYNHSKNYRIFL, encoded by the exons GAACATTCAATGGCGTCTGTGACTGCGACGACACGGAGGTTAAGGATGTGTGGTGCTGTTTTTTCTAAAGGG AGAAGTATCGTGCTACTGggcgtggtgatgatgatggtggcgACGGGTGTTTACATACACACCCACCCCGCCCCCAACGTCGATACCATGGCTGTGTACACAccctctcccacacacacatcccgcACACCCATGGCCATCGCACCCTATTCTGCTGACAGAGCATCACGTGACCATGACGTCGCTACGACCAAGAAGACCTTACTGCCTTCAAGAAAGAAGATCGTGTATTTCTGTGAGGGCGTGTGCGGAGGGTGGGCGGATCGTCAGAAAGGCATCGTCGGCGCTTACGTCCTCGCCGCCATGTTGGACCGCGACTTCCGCGTGCATATCTCCTTCCCCTGTGACCTTGGCCTCTTCATGGCTCCCAACAAGGTCGACTGGAGGGTCAATGCCGCGGAACTGAGTGGTCAAAACGTGAAGAAGTACATAACTCAGGATCAGGACAGCGTCAATTTCGCCTTGCAGCTCGTACAGACCGAGGACTTACGTCAGAAGctgtctgatgacgtcacagtGCTGACGTGGAACATGGAGGTTGTGAAGTACTTACGTCAGCACGAGCTAGCGTCGCGCGTGGGGTGGATGGCGGGGAAGACGGTGCCGGAGATCTTCAGTCAGGCTTTGCGGGATATCTTCACTCTGTCCCATGACGTTCAGGATGCTCTGAACACGTTCCACAAGTCTGTCCCTGCCGACACTAAGCTGATCTGCGCGCAGATGAGGCTTGGCAATCGTCCAGGTTTCCCTGACGCTGTACTGTCCTACATGCACACTGTCCAACAATTTCCAGTCCTGGTCAACTTTCTGTCAACATACAACCACTCGAAaaattacaggatttttttgtAG
- the LOC138980918 gene encoding uncharacterized protein, with translation MASVTATTRRLRMCGAVFSKGRSIVLLGVVMMMVATGVYIHTHPAPNVDTMAVYTPSPTHPSRTPMALAPYSADRASRDHDVATTKKTLLPSRKKIVYFCEGVCGGWADRQKGIVGAYVLAAMLDRDFRVHISFPCDLGLFMAPNKVDWRVNAAELSGQNVKKYITQDQDSVNFALQLVQTEDLRQKLSDDVTVLTWNMEVVKYLRQHELASRVGWMAGKTVPEIFSQALRDIFTLSHDVQDALNTFHKSVPADTKLICAQMRLGNRPGFPDAVLSYMHTVQQFPVLVNFLSTYNHSKNYRIFVASDSDEIVSMAKREFPEVILSIPGPITHIDNTRGLTACDGFKKAILDEYALSECDVLIISESGLGKVASFLRGSDRELYLFHDDKIERFTMDGVFPNKDGW, from the exons ATGGCGTCTGTGACTGCGACGACACGGAGGTTAAGGATGTGTGGTGCTGTTTTTTCTAAAGGG AGAAGTATCGTGCTACTGggcgtggtgatgatgatggtggcgACGGGTGTTTACATACACACCCACCCCGCCCCCAACGTCGATACCATGGCTGTGTACACACCCTCACCCACACACCCATCCCGCACACCCATGGCTCTCGCACCCTATTCTGCTGACAGAGCATCACGTGACCATGACGTCGCTACGACCAAAAAGACCTTACTGCCTTCAAGAAAGAAGATCGTGTATTTCTGTGAGGGCGTGTGCGGAGGGTGGGCGGATCGTCAGAAAGGCATCGTCGGCGCTTACGTCCTCGCCGCCATGTTGGACCGCGACTTCCGCGTGCATATCTCCTTCCCCTGTGACCTTGGCCTCTTCATGGCTCCCAACAAGGTCGACTGGAGGGTCAATGCCGCGGAACTGAGTGGTCAAAACGTGAAGAAGTACATAACCCAGGATCAGGACAGCGTCAATTTCGCCTTGCAGCTCGTACAGACCGAGGACTTACGTCAGAAGctgtctgatgacgtcacagtGCTGACGTGGAACATGGAGGTGGTGAAGTACTTACGTCAGCACGAGCTAGCGTCGCGCGTGGGATGGATGGCGGGGAAGACGGTGCCGGAGATCTTCAGTCAGGCTTTGCGGGATATCTTCACTCTGTCCCATGACGTTCAGGATGCTCTGAACACGTTCCACAAGTCTGTCCCTGCCGACACTAAGCTGATCTGCGCGCAGATGAGGCTTGGCAATCGTCCAGGTTTCCCTGACGCTGTTCTGTCCTACATGCACACTGTCCAACAATTTCCAGTCCTGGTCAACTTTCTGTCAACATACAACCACTCGAAAAATTACAGGATTTTTGTAGCCTCAGACTCGGACGAAATCGTCAGCATGGCAAAGCGGGAATTCCCGGAGGTTATTTTAAGCATTCCTGGGCCTATCACACACATAGACAATACGAGGGGACTAACCGCCTGTGACGGGTTTAAGAAGGCTATTTTGGATGAGTACGCTTTGTCCGAGTGTGACGTGCTGATAATTTCTGAGAGCGGCTTAGGAAAAGTGGCATCGTTTCTGAGAGGCTCCGACAGAGAACTGTACCTTTTCCATGATGACAAAATCGAACGCTTTACGATGGATGGGGTATTCCCGAACAAGGACGGATGGTGA